Within the Borrelia parkeri genome, the region ATTAGTTTTATTAAGTCATGATGATACCATACTTGATAATTTTTCTTCTAAATTGAAATTTACTAATATTTTGTAATTGTTGTTATTGTCTTTGTAAGACAATGTGTGAGAGTTTTTAAGACTTTTTTAGTATATGTTAATCTTTAACCGTTATTTTTTAATAATATGCAATGTTAAATTAAGATTCTATGGAATGAGTATTTTTCAAATTTTGATCTTCTGAGAATTTTTTTATTTTTTTAGCCATTTTGATGTTGATTTTCATTTTTTGAGCTATTTCATCTTCGTTTAAGAGAAATATATCTTTGTATGTTCCAAGCATTTTTAAAATATTTTTGGCTTTTTGTTCTCCAATTCCTTCTATTTTACTGTAATTCAATTTTATATTTCTGCGTAATTTTCTATTAAAGTTATTTGCTTTTCTGTGAGCTTCATCTCGAACATTTTGTAATATTTTAAGAGCGGGATTTCCTTTTGGGAGTTTAATGCCTTGTGTTTTGTTTGGTAAAAATATTGTTTCTTCTTGTTTTGCTAGAGCACAAATAGTGACTTTGTCTTCAATTTTTAATCCTTTTAAAATGGAGTAAGCAGCATTTAATTGACCTTTTCCTCCATCGATTAATATTAAATTGGGTAATTCTAATTGTTCGTTAATTAGTTTTGTGTATCTCCTTGATATAATTTCTTTTATTGCTTTAAAGTCATCAATTTCACCATCATTTAGTGAATTGATTTTATAAACTCTGTATCCATCTTTAAAGGATTTGCCCATTTTAAAGGTGACAAGTGATGCTACTGTTTTATATCCATTAAGATGAGCAATATCAAATCCTTCAATTGTTTTTGGTAGTTTTGTCATTTCAAGAATGATCTTTAAATTTTCTAGTGCTCTATTTTTTTCATTATTATATGATCTTAATGCGATTTCTGCGTTGGAAATTGCCATTTCCATTATCTTTATAGTGTCTTTGGTGTCTTCATAAACTATTTCAGTATTTGTACTTTTAAGTTCATTTATTAGTTTTGTAATATCTTCAGTTTCAATCTTTTTAAAGATACATATTTTATCAGGTACTATCATATTTAAAGATGTATAGTACTGTGTTATAAATTCTGCTATTAGCTCATCCTCTTCATATATACTTTCATCAAAATTTATGTCTTTTTCTACTAGTTTGCCGTCTTTGTATTTAAATATTACTATTACATTTAAATTGTCGGTTTTATGAATGTATATATAGTCTGTGCTAAGTTTATTTATTTTTGTAATTATCTGTGTTTGACTTATCTCAATTAATGATCTTTTAGTTTCTTTTAACTTTATTGCTGATTCAAAATCTTCCCTTTTAATTACCTCTTTCATTTTTATTTCAATTTCATCTAACAGTTTAGATATGTTTCCATTTAAGATATGTCTTATTTTGTTTACTTCTTCTTTGTATTCTTCTTCAAGATCATTTCTGTAACATACTCCAAGACATTGACCCATGTGAAAATAAAGACATGGGTTTTTTGATTTTTTTTTGCATTTTCTAGTTTTAAATGTTTTGTTGATAAGGTTTAGTACTAAGTCTAAGTGTTTTGCATTAACGTATGGACCGAAGTATTCACTTCCGTCATTTATTATTTTCCTAGTTTTAAAGACTTTTGGGTATTTTTCACAAGTTATTCTGATCATAGGATACCCTTTATCGTCTTTTAATTTGATATTATAGTCTGGTTTGTGCTCCTTGATTAAGTTGCACTCTAAGAGTAGAGCTTCATATTCACTGTTTGTGGTAATTACTTCTATATTTACTACGTTTCTCATTAGTATTTTTGTTTTAAGACTGATTTTTTCTAGAAAGTAGTTTTTTAATCTTGCTCTTAAATTTTTTGCTTTTCCAATGTATAGTATCTTGTTGTCTTGTGAGTACATTTTATAACAGCCACTTGTTGTTGGAAATTCTTGTACTTTTTTGTGTAGACAATTTAAATGGTCTCTCATGTTGTATCTATTATTGTTTCTAAGTAATCATTTTTATTTTTGTGATATAATATTATATCATATTTGGGTTATTGTATATTTTTGATTTTTTACGTTGAAAAAGATAAAGGTCTATAATGAGATTAATTTTTATATTTGTGCTATTTTGTTTGTGTCTTTCTAGTGTTTTTTCTCAGGAACTTAAGTTGATTCTTGATGCTAAAGATGGATTTAAATTTATTCAGGAAGCTCATAACATTAGCTTTACGAGAGGTGATAGAGGTATCCTTGGAATTTATTTGGATAGGCATAAGGGAGTTTTAGATTTTAATAATGTTGATTTTAGATTAGAAATAGAAAAAGACAGTATTGTTAAGGATGCTGCTTTAAACTATTCTGTTGACTCAAATAATGCAAAAATTTCAAATTCTTTTCATAATATTGCAGGCAATTCTTTAATTTTTTATTCAAGTCGAAATACCATTAAGCTTAAACCATTAACAAAAAAGGCTTTTTTCTGTTCAGGTAATGTAATTTCTGATTTTACTATCCAGTTTTGGGCATACCGTTCTACTTCTGTTACTGGAGAAGTTATTATAAGTTGGAACGGGTATAAGAATATTAAAGGTGTTTGGCTAGATCAAGCCATTCGGTTAGAGAGTGAAGGCGGAACTTTTGTTTGGAATTTTAATAATGTGTTTTTAAATGATAATGGAGAACCTATTAAGATTAAGCTTAAGAGTGATGATGATTTTATTCCAAAAGAGTGGCATTTACATACTGTAAGGTATAGGCAAAAAGATGGGTTACTGGAATATTTAATAGATTCTAAACCTCAGGCCATAGAGTATGTTACTGCTGATAAGAGAGAAGGTTTTGGTTATTTGTTAAATATTGGTAATTTTATTGATTTTACATTGGGACAGTATTTTACAGGGGCTATTGAGAATTTTGAAATTCATAAAAGTTTTGAAGAAGTACATAATGCTTTCTTTTCAAGAGATAAAGGATATATTATTACAGAACCAATCAAGCTATCTAAAGATTATTCTCAAATTTTATCTGTAGAATTTGATACTGTGAAGCCAAAAGATACAGATATTTTTTATTATTATAGATTGGATAATAAGATGTTTTATGGAACAGATAAGAATGGAAAAATAAAAAAGAATTTAACAGGAGATTGGATTCATTTTGATCCTAAAAATGGATTTCCTAAATTTGATGTATCAAAATATATTCAAATTAAGGTCGAACTTTATCCAAGCGGTGATCCTGTAGACAGTCCATCTCTTTATAGCATGATTCTTACTTATATACCTGAGGCCCCACCTTTTCCTCCTCTAATAACAAAAGCTGTCCCAGGAGCCGGTGAGATATTGATTGAATGGTTCCCCGTTATTAGTAGTAATGTTGGTGGCTATTATATTTATATTGGCGTTAGTCCTGGTAATTATCATGATAAAGCTGTAAATATTTTGACATCTCCTATTGATGTTGGTAATCAGACTTCTTTTAGAATTACAGGTCTTGAGAATGGAAGGCTTTATTATATTAGTGTTGCTTCTTATAATTTAGACAAGAGTGTCAATGAGGCGTCTTTTTCGAAGGAAATTTCCGTGAGACCTATGGAGTTTTTTAAGCAGTATGAATAGTATTGATTTTGAAAAAGCCTTAGAGCTTTATAAGAATGGCGATCTTAAGAACGCGCTTTTAAATCTGGATGTTTTTGATGATAGTTTTGATTCTCTAGCTCTTAAATCTCTTATTTATTTTAGACTTAAGGATTATAAGGCACTCCTATATGTATTAGATACTTATCCTGTTTTAAGTGAGTATCGTTTTTTAATTAAACTTTTACATTATGGTAAGTTTGAAGATCAGAAAGGTGAATTGAGTTATTTCCAAAATTATAATCTTGGTGTTTTTTATTTTGGATTAAAAGATTATGAAAAGTCTTTGAATTATTTTTTAAAATCTAGCCAGCAACATCCTAGCTTGATTCAGGCTATTAATAATGCTGCTATTTTGCTTGAGATACTGGGCAGAAAAGATGAAGCTACCCAAATGCTTATTAAAGCTGTTGATGTGGATAAGAATAATGCTCTTGTTAAATTGAATGCTTGGTTTTTAAAAAATAATTGTATATTTAATAGTGCTAAACCATTTGAGATAGATGAGAGTTTTAAAGAGGCTAATCTTTCTCTTGTTGTTAATTATTTGATGTATTACCTTTATTCTATTGGAGAGATCAGTAGTGCGATTAAACTTTCTGAGAAGTTTTTAACAGATTCAAATTATTCTAAATATATTTGGCATAATAGAGCAACTATTTTGCATAAAATAGGTAATATGACGCAAGCCACTAAATCTTATGTAAAAGCTATTTTAAGTTTTCCTAATATCTATACAATATATAATATGCATATTGCTACAATAGAGCTTTTGAATTTTTCTCCTAAAAGATCTATTGATAGAATGTTGTTAGATTATCCTAATATGGATTCAGTTTGTTTTTATGCGTTTTTGTTTTTTTTAAGAAATCGTGAACTTGAAGATGCTTATTTTTATATAAAAAAGCTTTGTGAAATTAAGCCAGATACTTATTCTAAATTTTTAAATCTACTTGAATCTAGAGAAGATATTTTGATTGAAGAACTCCTGGATGAATTTGCAATGGTTTTGAAGGGCAGGTGGACGTTGGAATATTTGTTCTTTATTGACAATTCTTTGAATTTAAAAGATCCTGTTTTTGTTTTTGATTATGATACTAGACTTTGTCCATATATTTGGAAAATTAAAGATGAGCATATTGAACTTAGAGCTAATAACAATGAGGTAGAAATTACTAAGAATATTTTTTCAGATGAACTTATGCAATTTAAATTGGATGTTGCAATTAAAGATATTAGGGATTTAATAGAAGCTTATAGGGATTTTAAGATCAATTATTAAGATTGAAAGTTGTTTTTTTGTTGACAATGTAATGACTCTAATATACTATTTATTAGTATGGCTACAAGGAGAGATGCCAGAGTGGCCGAATGGGGCTTCCTGCTAAGAAGTTGTCCTTTTAAAAAGGGGACCATGGGTTCGAATCCCATTCTCTCCGTAAGAGTTTTTGTTAAGGGTTAACTTGACAAAGATTTCTTTAGTTTATTAGTATGGTAATAGCTTGGGAGAGGTGGCAGAGTGGTTTAATGCTACGGTCTTGAAAACCGTCGTAGGTTTAGCCTACCGTGAGTTCGAATCTCACCCTCTCCGTTGCTTATTTTATTATGAGCAAATTTGACAATCAGTTTTCGGTATTATTATCGATTGGAAATATAAATTCAATTTTTCCATCTACTCGTGGTCGTATTGTGAGTACGTCATAAAAGATTACTACGTTATTGTTTTTAAAGTAATATTTATATTGTTTGAAAGCTTTTTCAAATTCTTCTTCAAATTTAGATTTATTATCGGAATGAATACTAAATTTTTTAAAATCTGTCTCTACCTGTGTTCTTAGTACTTGCATCAAAGAGTCTAATTGATCTTTTGAAATTATATCTGAGAGTTTTATTTTTTCTTTTCCTCTTAGATTAATTGGATGATATGTTGTAATTCCATTTGCATCATACTTGTCTATTGTGTATTGACTGTATAGAATTGATGTGATTTTAAGGTCTGGGTTTTTAAATATTTCAAAGTCAGAATAATAAAAAGATTCATAGTTATGGTTTTTTGATTTTTTTGTTTTAAG harbors:
- the uvrC gene encoding excinuclease ABC subunit UvrC, which codes for MRDHLNCLHKKVQEFPTTSGCYKMYSQDNKILYIGKAKNLRARLKNYFLEKISLKTKILMRNVVNIEVITTNSEYEALLLECNLIKEHKPDYNIKLKDDKGYPMIRITCEKYPKVFKTRKIINDGSEYFGPYVNAKHLDLVLNLINKTFKTRKCKKKSKNPCLYFHMGQCLGVCYRNDLEEEYKEEVNKIRHILNGNISKLLDEIEIKMKEVIKREDFESAIKLKETKRSLIEISQTQIITKINKLSTDYIYIHKTDNLNVIVIFKYKDGKLVEKDINFDESIYEEDELIAEFITQYYTSLNMIVPDKICIFKKIETEDITKLINELKSTNTEIVYEDTKDTIKIMEMAISNAEIALRSYNNEKNRALENLKIILEMTKLPKTIEGFDIAHLNGYKTVASLVTFKMGKSFKDGYRVYKINSLNDGEIDDFKAIKEIISRRYTKLINEQLELPNLILIDGGKGQLNAAYSILKGLKIEDKVTICALAKQEETIFLPNKTQGIKLPKGNPALKILQNVRDEAHRKANNFNRKLRRNIKLNYSKIEGIGEQKAKNILKMLGTYKDIFLLNEDEIAQKMKINIKMAKKIKKFSEDQNLKNTHSIES
- a CDS encoding fibronectin type III domain-containing protein; protein product: MRLIFIFVLFCLCLSSVFSQELKLILDAKDGFKFIQEAHNISFTRGDRGILGIYLDRHKGVLDFNNVDFRLEIEKDSIVKDAALNYSVDSNNAKISNSFHNIAGNSLIFYSSRNTIKLKPLTKKAFFCSGNVISDFTIQFWAYRSTSVTGEVIISWNGYKNIKGVWLDQAIRLESEGGTFVWNFNNVFLNDNGEPIKIKLKSDDDFIPKEWHLHTVRYRQKDGLLEYLIDSKPQAIEYVTADKREGFGYLLNIGNFIDFTLGQYFTGAIENFEIHKSFEEVHNAFFSRDKGYIITEPIKLSKDYSQILSVEFDTVKPKDTDIFYYYRLDNKMFYGTDKNGKIKKNLTGDWIHFDPKNGFPKFDVSKYIQIKVELYPSGDPVDSPSLYSMILTYIPEAPPFPPLITKAVPGAGEILIEWFPVISSNVGGYYIYIGVSPGNYHDKAVNILTSPIDVGNQTSFRITGLENGRLYYISVASYNLDKSVNEASFSKEISVRPMEFFKQYE
- a CDS encoding tetratricopeptide repeat protein, which codes for MNSIDFEKALELYKNGDLKNALLNLDVFDDSFDSLALKSLIYFRLKDYKALLYVLDTYPVLSEYRFLIKLLHYGKFEDQKGELSYFQNYNLGVFYFGLKDYEKSLNYFLKSSQQHPSLIQAINNAAILLEILGRKDEATQMLIKAVDVDKNNALVKLNAWFLKNNCIFNSAKPFEIDESFKEANLSLVVNYLMYYLYSIGEISSAIKLSEKFLTDSNYSKYIWHNRATILHKIGNMTQATKSYVKAILSFPNIYTIYNMHIATIELLNFSPKRSIDRMLLDYPNMDSVCFYAFLFFLRNRELEDAYFYIKKLCEIKPDTYSKFLNLLESREDILIEELLDEFAMVLKGRWTLEYLFFIDNSLNLKDPVFVFDYDTRLCPYIWKIKDEHIELRANNNEVEITKNIFSDELMQFKLDVAIKDIRDLIEAYRDFKINY
- a CDS encoding DUF3298 domain-containing protein — translated: MTIKLPTIIATFLLIISCTKHAQKIENAEINIEKKIIKETITDEDNNIFHIDAQIPITEGLELSFEKFIKEWKTHKTESLKTKKSKNHNYESFYYSDFEIFKNPDLKITSILYSQYTIDKYDANGITTYHPINLRGKEKIKLSDIISKDQLDSLMQVLRTQVETDFKKFSIHSDNKSKFEEEFEKAFKQYKYYFKNNNVVIFYDVLTIRPRVDGKIEFIFPIDNNTEN